Part of the Canis aureus isolate CA01 chromosome 3, VMU_Caureus_v.1.0, whole genome shotgun sequence genome, TTAGGGAgagaaatgtgtgtgtgagagggttCTCTGGGTTTTCTAACACTTCAAGAATATGTTTTAGAAGCTTTTTAATAGGTTTTGTTAGAGCAGCTCCTTTCTGACCTGTTGCTCTATCTGTGGGTCATTCTATCAAAACTTAGTGGCTGAGGTGAGCGGAAGGATGATGGTAAACATTCCTCAGGACAGTTACTAGAAAAGgcctaaaaattagaaaaagacatTTCCTCTTACCtcttgaatgagtgaataaatgtagAGGCACAGCAGTGCCATCGGGCCTCAGTGGTCCTTGTGGTGCAGAGCCTGTCAGCCCCACTCTCCTGTCTGCCTCCCGGCCAGGTCTGCGGGGACTGATCAACCTTGGAAACACGTGCTTCATGAACTGCATCGTCCAGGCTCTCACCCACACGCCACTTCTGCGAGATTTCTTCCTCTCCGACAGGCACCGGTGTGAGATGCAGAGCCCCAGCTCATGTCTGGTCTGTGAGATGTCGTCACTTTTTCAGGAGGTGAGCGCTCTTGACCTTGGCAGTGTATGGCTTCTGTAACCActtgtgtttttcctttaaaaaaaaaaaaaaaagaaaaaagattaaccTAATGAAGGCAGGTTTCTGACATTTTATATACAGTGAATACTTAATACGTGCGTTTATTatggaacttttttttctaagatcttatttattcgtgagagacacagagagagaggcagagacataggcagagcgagaagcaggctccccatggggagcctgataaggggactcgatcccaggaccctgggatcacgacctgagccaaaggcagatgctcaaccactgggctacACAGGCATCCCGGgaacattttttccaaagggaATCGTTAGGGTCTGTTGGCATCACTTAGAAGCATGGTGCTAACTTGGAGGATAAGAAAGAGCCTTTTCGAAGGGGCCCTGCCAGGGGAAGACATTTGTCCGTAAATGCTATGGTCCTTTTACCCTTCCCTCATGGTCTGCCATCCTTTGTTCTCATGGTGAGTGGCCCTTCTCTTGCCAGGCCTGAGTGTGCTTCAGCAGAACACCTCTGGCTTTGTGGCCATCTCTGGCTTTGTGGCTCTCTACCCTGAGCATGAGGGTCTGTTCTGTTTAGATCCTAGGCTGCTCTCAGGCCGTACCTGTCCCCATGTGGCAGGATAGGGTGCAGGTTGAGCTCCGGTGTCCTGGGTTTGGATTCTCTTCTGCACCCAAGCACTGGAAAGGGTCTCTGACCTGAAGTCCCTTGGCTGTTTCGGCAACAGAATGGGGCTGGTATGTGCCCTGTTAGTTGCTGAGAGTGCCCAGGTGTACTTTAGGGGTCCAGCAGAGGAGCCAGCAGATCTGGCCTGAAGTATCTTGCACTCACTCAGCAGCCACCTGCCTTGTTTACGCATTGGGCACTCCTGATTCATCGTTTGGACCTATTGGTAGAAAACCAACAATGGAAAGGGACAAAATGATAGATTCAGAAAGACCAGTGAGtccacataaaaatatattttgcaaacaacaacaaaatggaaacaaggaTATAAAATGGAATCCTTTTCCATTAGAGCAGCTGCAGGAAATTCTTGGCTGCTGTTACATGTTTGTTGTCACGTGTGATGTGTACTCTTTCTTGACATCTtcccccttttccttcctctccacgTCTGAGCAGTTTTACTCGGGGCACCGCTCCCCCCATATCCCGTACAAGTTGCTGCACCTGGTGTGGACTCACGCGCGGCACCTGGCGGGGTACGAGCAGCAGGATGCGCACGAGTTCCTCATCGCAGCCCTGGACGTCCTGCACCGACACTGCAAAGGTGCGCCTGGGCCGTCCTCTTCCTTGTCCTTgtgcctggggcaggggtgggggcactgcCGCAGCAGGCACCTCTTCTGGGGaacttgtcttttcattgtgACTTTCCCCCCACAAGAAGAGAAACATCCTTCATACCCTGAAGAGGTTCTTGATAGTTTTGAAGAGAGGAGGAAATGGTTTGGGGTGTTCCCTCCGACCTTTCTGGGAGTGGACCAGCATGGTGGTTGGTCCTGGAAGAGCTGTAACAGTGAGCAGGACTCTTTGTCCTTGACGGGCCTTTGCCTGGAGTCCTCTGCTGCTGGGGTCCTCTGGGCCTGACTGTGAGGGAGCTCATGTGTGGCTCCTTGGGGTTGTCATAGCCTGTGGTGTGCTGGAAACTTACAAATTGCTCCAGACACAGCAGAACCATCAAAACTGGCCCCTCCCCTTGTGGGGTCTCCAGAAGGactgattgttttttttgttttgtttttgttttgtttttgtttttgattgttGTTTTAAGGTAGCTAGAGAGAGAGCTGAGAACTGGACCAGCACACTTGCCAGGGCCACTCCAACCCTCAGTCATGTTCCTTCTGGGATCCAGCCAGGGGCTTTTAAAGTCTCTCTTTGGATCTCACTGGATCTTGGTTTCTGTCCCACAGCCTGGCCCCCAGAGGGTGACAGCCTCCTCAGGGGCCTCAGATATGTGTGGGTTTGGATAGTCTGgggaaaagatataaaatggatataaaggGGGAGGAAAGGGACAGTGGGCAGCAGCTCTTCCATTCGGAGCAGGAGTTTAGGACTGAATCACAAGCCACCACggttcctcctcttcccctccccatggCGGGCTCCCAGTCAGAAGGCCCTACACCAAAGTGTGCTGACACAGGTGTCCtatgaagggggggggggtggttctcAAATTTAACTGTGGGTCAGCGTCCCCTGGAGGGCTTGCTGGTGTTCCTGTTCAGTGGGTGTGGAGCAAAGGCAGGTGTTcattcccctttttttttttttttaaagattttatttatttactcatgagagacacagagagccgGAGACATaagcagtgggagaaacaggctccatgcagagagcctgacgtgggactcgatccagggtctccaggatcacgccctgggctgcaggcggcgctaaaccgctgcaccaccggggctgccccaggtgTTCATTCCTGATGGGTCCCTGGTGATGCTGAGGCTGCCGGTTCAGGGGAGCACACACAAGTGTAGTGGAGGTGTGCGGGGTAACCAAGTTACCTGGGTACCTGTGGCCTCCAGGATGGTACAGCTGCCTGTCTTCCAGGTCTTACTGAATTGCCTCCTACTGCTGCTCCTCAGCCTCTCCCTAGTCACGGGGCTGCTCTCAACATGTGTTGTCTGACATTACAGCTGAGAGGCAAGCCAAACTCCAAATAAGATGGCTTGTTCTCATCAGCTGTCAGGCTTCTGGCTTTTTTGtgtacttgaatttttttctcctgaaaaacaTACACATCCTTTCAGTGTTCACCTGAGGAACCAAATAAACGGTGCTTAATAGCTTAGGTAAGGTTTAGCTTCCTAGTATGGAGTACAGCATACAAACAAAAGAGCTGGTGTGTAAGGCTGTGAAATTATTCCAGCACTTGAGGATAGTCAGGTGACTTCTGTTATCAGCATTAGTCTAACCTGAAAAATCAGCTGCTTGAAAGGCTTTATTGTGAAAACATTCAGGGGACAGAAGCACAATGCAGTGACTGTGATGCACTTGTCTGAGGTATTTCCATCTCACAAATCACGAGAAGCGTAAGGCTTCTCTCGCTGGAAGCAGAGTGTTCAGAATCCTCCCTCAACCCTCCTAGTTCACTGCCACAGCCAGGCCCTCCATGCACTTGGTTGTGTGGTGGTTGGGAGCCTCAGCTATCTTGAggccttttttcctttgtgtcttcctatatgtatttttttatttcctaacatTTTGTCTCATGAATTTGAAATCTTTCTGGGTAGCATTTTCTCCATAATTGCTCCAGGCAGTTTGCTGTCAAAAGGCTGGGTGGACATCCTTTATTTCTATgtaataatttcactttttagaTAAGTGATACATATGCAGATAGACACAGTCCAGTCCTTTTGTCTATTTGAAAGTTCTGTAGTATGTATTTATGGTATATATCAACATGTGTTACATTCCACCATGTAAGCTTAGTTAGTATCCATATATCTGCAcccaaatatagaaataaaacctGTATTGAACTAGAGAGGATAGGAATGGTACTTCTCTATGTGCTGCTGATGGGAAAGCAGAACTGTTCCTGAAGTTCCAGAGTGCAGGAGCTGATGAGCAAAGCAGACTGAGGTGAGTCCTGCAGGGACACTTTCTGAAGCCAGGGCACCGTGTACGTGTAGAgtaggaggagaggaggggagagcaggggCTTTGCTGGCAGCATGTGGCACCACGCCACTGCATGACAGTTTAGTCGTTCTCTGCGTGAACAGGGGAATCTGTAACTCTCCCCAGTGACTGGGCATTAGCTATATCTTGGTACCTAGAGAGAAGCCAAGCAGGTCTTAGGGAAtggagtaaaagaagaaaattgaaaataagctAGCAGGGTTGTTTCCTCTTTGCCCACCAAGTCTCCCTGTTTGAACTAGGGTTCTCTGTGCGCTTTTGAAAGTATCGATCCTTGTGGCTTCATCACCTCTGCAGGTGAATGGCCTCATGCCTTGGGCCTGTAGCTCTCGGAAACTTGCGGACTCGGGGGCACAGGTGCAAATCACACAGCTGCGATCTATCCCCAGGTGACGATAATGGGAAGAAGGCCAACAACCCCAATCACTGCAACTGCATCATAGATCAAATCTTCACGGGCGGGCTGCAGTCGGACGTCACCTGCCAAGTCTGCCAGTAAGTGCGAGGTTCCTGCACAGCACTGTGTATTCTTCTGACCAGATCGGGATGCGGTACCCCAGGTCCTGTCTGTGAGGCCTACTTTATTCTGGGTGTTGCTTATTGGACATCATGGTACATTTTCAGCTAACAAAACTGCTGTGTTCTCTAAGTTTTACTTAGAGCCAGAAGTTTAGTGGGTTCCCCCACAGCTGTATCTTTTTGGTGATGTGTGGATAAATAGATTGTTTGGCTTTTATAGAGGAGCATCTGCAGCAGCAACCAGATGTGAAGCCGGACAAGTTGAGCTTAAACAGCCAAGCCATCAGATATGTTGAGATAAAGTAGCTCCAGGACAGATCCACAGATGAGTAGGTCACCCTGAGTGGTGCAGGTCATCTGGAGCACGGTCCCTGGGGCCATCTTTATTCCTCTGCCACCCAGTGAGGTGTGCTTCGAAGCCTCCCACTGAATCTCTGCTTCCCTTGGAGTCCCTAACACCAGGAGCTAAATAAGAGAGCCCTGCCTTCCAGAGGGACTGGCACACAGACAGCAAACACTTGGCACCTGGGTTCCAAAGAGTGTTGCTTTTcgtttcagtttccttttctatgaTCTCCAAGGTAGTGTCCCTGATTCTTATAGTTTTTCGAAAAACCTCAAAATGAGTGTGATGATCTTCTGGGTTCTTTAGGAAACTGTTGCTGTAAAAGTAGCCTTTGCCTGAAGTGGCTTACCTGCTATTCCTCCATAGGGCCCCCTTGGAAGCCCAGGATGCATGGAGTGGGAGCTCTCCTGCGTTTTCTGACCTTCCATGTCATTTGGATGGAAGGGCAGAGCTGTGAGAACATGTGGATGCTGTTGGCCAGGTGCTACCTCTGAAGCCATGTGGCtgtccattctcactggtatgttTATCTCCTCTTGCTTCTAGTGGAGTCTCTACCACCATAGACCCCTTCTGGGACATCAGTTTAGATCTGCCTGGCTCTTCCACCCCGTTTTGGCCCCTGAGCCCAGGGAGTGAAGGCAGCGTGGTGAATGGGGAAAGCCATGTAGCAGGAACCACTACGCTTACGGACTGCTTGAGGAGGTAAGAGTGCCAATGGCGCTTTTGTAGACAAAGActggtctttctttttctttttcttttcctttttttaaagatttatttatttattcataagacacagaatgatgcaaagacataggcagagggagaaacaggcttcctgcaagaagtctgatgcaggacttgatcctgggactcactgggatcacgccctgagctgaatgcagatgctcaaccgttgagccacccaggtgtcccaagactgGTCTTTCTATGCAGGCACCTGTCTTCTCCTTGCCTTGAGGCTCCTCAGGGTAGTATTGGTCAGAGGAAAGTCCTAAGAAATTCAGGGCCACCCGGGGCCCAGTAGGATTTTCTTTCAAATGTCCGATATAGAAAATGAGACAAGATATGATAGCCTGCATGTGGCTGTGGTTGGAGCCCTTGGCTCCCTCACTGTGTTGCTGTCTCAGCTCTTACTGTCTGTGCTATACTTCCTCAGTCAGGATTGAAATGCAGCCTTTTCAGGGGAGGAGACTGTCTCCTACAACGTTCGTGTCCCCCCGCAGCACCTTGCGTGGTGATGGTCTTCTGCCCGACACACGTGTGACTACCTGTGTATACCAGGTCAGAGTGCTGGCAACTGCAAGTGGCAGAAATGGACTCTGGTGGACTGAAGCAGGCAGAGATACTGGTTAGCTCACAACATCCACAGGAAGGCTAGAGAGGACGCAGCTTAGTGAACAGGTGGTCACCCTGAGATGGCTTGGGGACCAGGATCCAGAAACATACAGCCTGctactggcctggatgctctcaGGTGCAGTTGAGGTGCTGCTCCCAGCAGGACACATTGTTCCTACCGTTGCTTCTTTAGAACGATTTTTCCAGATAGATTCCAAATTAGGAGTATTCAGCTGGTCGAGCGTAGGTCGTGTGGCCAAATTGCTAGTGGGTGGGAAAAGCAGATACCTGGCTTTTGTGGTAAACTTCATGAAGGAAGATGGATCCCGTCTCCCACCTAGTTTTGGTGGAGGGGTAGCACAGATAGATAATGGAGAAGATATGTGAGTTGAGCTCTGTTGTCCATTCTTTACTCAGGGTTATGTGAATTTGAAGGTAGGACCCTCTTCATGTCTGACATTGTGGGATGTTTTCTTCGTGTTGAAGCAGGTTTGGTTGACATACTTGGTGCCAGAAAGTTAGCATAATTTGGCAGAGATGACAAGGATATGGGGATAAGTGTATTTCAGTTTAGGGGCACTgcacatggaaagaaaaatgacaaagtatCAGGAActtccagaaaaataaatgagaaaacatcaaAAGAGGACTTTGGACTCAGCATTTTCTACAGCACTGGCGTATGTTTAAAAAAACGTGCCTCCTCATGAGAAGCAGTGTGTTGTTTATTGATAAGTTGGTTAATTGGTACTAGTTGGCAAAGTGGTTATAACTGGCTGAAGCATGTTTATCCAAATGCAAGGGTGAGTAAAATGTTTACACCTCTAGTGTGACTTCACAAGCCACGAAGGCGGCATGTCAGGAAACTCGGACCTATCACGGAAGTGAGTTCTGGTAGCACGAGCCTCAGAGGCGCTTCCTTCCTTCACTGGGGAAGGCACTTGAGGGCTCCTTTAAGGAAGTGTTGTTTGTCACCAGGCTGGGTAGGTTTGTTGCCTCAGGCACTTTGCTTTCCACCATCAgtcacctgttttctttttttttttttttttttaatttttttttttaatttatttatgatagtcacagagagagagagagagagaggcagagacacaggcagagggagaagcaggctccatgcactgggagcctgatgtgggattcgatcctgggtctccaggatcgcgccctgggccaaaggcaggcgccaaaccgctgcgccacccagggatcccagtcaccTGTTTTCTGAATGCTTGCTGGATGGGCAGAGTCTTCAGCCCAGTTTCAGCTGTGGGCCGGCCTTGGACTTCAGTTCTAAGAGTCAGTGTTTATCCTCAGTGCACAGTGCTATTTCTGCCTGGTAGTGACACTGGCCTGAATACTAGGCCCTGCTGTCACCCTATGCTGAATGGGGAAGTCCATGTAGATGTCAGGGAAGTGGTCGTGGCCCCCAGTGTGTTCCTGAGTGGTTGGGTTGGAGTGGTGCCAAATTGGTTTTAGTTGGAAAATTGGATTATGAGCTAGTGTCATGGTTAGTCATGTGTATCCAAAGTCTTCACTATAAACCTGGGCACCTTCTCTCTTCCAGTCAGATACCCAGTGTTCAAACTGCCCTGGTTGGCTTTATAAAAAACTATTCTGTACAGTCCATTCAACTCAGGATCCAAATGAGGCCTACACACTACACTTCGTTGTTTGGTTTCACAAGCCCCTCGCAAATCCGTAGGCTTCAGTCTCCCTTTGGTTTCCTTAACCATTTCTATGTTGAAAAGACAACATCACTTTCCACAGAATTACCCATGCTCTGCAGGTTGCAGATTGCATTTATGGGCTCGTTCTTGTAGGTTGCAGCAAGCCCGCTCAgattcctttcccctttcctttcctttcctatcctatcctatcctattttttttattggagttcaatttgccaacatacagcataacacccagtgcgtatctcgtcaagtgcccccctcagtgcctgtcacccagtcaccccatcctcccgctcacatccctttccactaccccttgttcctttcccagagttaggagtctctcatgatctgtcaccctctctgatatttcccactcattttctctcctttcccctttattccctttcactattttttatattccccaaatgaatgagaccatataatgtttgtccttctccaactgactttcttcactcagcataataccctccagttccatccacgttgaagcaaattgtgggtatttgtcatgtCTAATGACTGAgaaatattccagtgtatacatagaccacatctcctttatccattcatctgtcaatggataccaaggctccttccacagttcagATGCCTTGTTTTCTGgtgtttctcctttatttttttattttttattgtgttcttcCTTTATAAGATCTACCTGCTGTCTCATTGGCTTCCCACTCCCGGGGCACCTCCGGGGCAGGCAGTGGTCAGAAGGGGGCATCGTCTTGCCCTAGTGAGATGACAGAGTTCTGAAGGGTAAACAAAGATTTCCAGACCCAGTGGTGAAAGgtgaattttatttgtttttcagctTTACATTTACAAAATTTTGCCATATtgagggcaccctgggtggctcagcggtttagcgccgccttcagcccaaggtgtgatcctggagacctgggatcaagtcccatgtcaggctccctgcatagagcctgcttctccctctgcctatgtctctgcctctctctctctctctctctctctctgtgtctcccatgaataaataaataaaatctttaaaaaaaaaaaaggaaagaagcatactttataaaattaaaaaaaaaaaaaaaacaacaccataCCGAAACATCTGttttatggatttttctttttagtagcCACCACCTGTGTCAGAAATGCTTGCCAACTTACTATCTATGGTGTGATCTATTTTCATCattagaaaatgatcatttccccatttttaaaatttaacttctaTTTTAAGATACAGATTCACgtgcatttataaaaaataactgaggggcagccccggtggcccagcgtttagcactgcctttggcctggggtgtgatcctggagacccaggattgagtcccacgtcgggctccctgcatggagcatgcttctccctctgcctgtgtctctgcccttctctctctctctctctctctgtgtctctcatgaataaataaataaaatctttaattaaaaaataaataaaaaataactgagtATTCTCTACTGAGTTTCCCCCAGTGCTAACAGCTTGTAAAAttatagtacaatatcacaatCAGGATGTTGACATTGAAGCAGGCATTTCCATCCCTGCGGGTCCCTCCTACCACTATTGCCTCTTAACCCCTGACAGCCATGAGTCTGTGCTCCATTTCCAAATTCAACATTCTGGGaatgttatgtaaatggaatcatagaacaTGTAACATTTTGGGTCTCCTCCCCCAGTCCCCCAACATTCTGGGGAGACTCATCCAGGTTGTGTGTACCCATAGCTTGTTCCTGTTCGTTCCTGACTAGTGTTCCATGGCATCATGTACtattttctttaaccattcacACACTGAAGGACCTCTTGCTTCCGAGATTTTTGGTTATTAAAAAATCTGCcaaaaacatttgtgtacagtttttttttttcaagaacgtgagttctcatttttctgaaaatttgaaTTGGTGGGTCTTAAAGTAGTTAGAAAGTTATTACTACTATTTCACTggacttttaattaaaaattttttaaagactttatttattcatgagagaccgagagagagagaggcagagacacaggcagagggagaagcgggctccacacagggagcccatcgtgggactcgatcccgggtctccaggatcagccctgagctgaaggctgcgctaaaccactgagccatctgggctgccctaattttaaaaaatttaagatagcTTTTAAAGTGATAAGGGGATACGAAAGAAGAAATAGTTTGTTGTTTTCATTGTGAAATTATAAATACTCCTAACTGTATTCATGTTTTTAGTAGAGAAATTAATCCATTGAAAATGATAaactaattcttttcttttttctcctctctcatcttttttcccctaaaaatatgtttttaaaatgccttGCAGGTTTACCAGACCAGAGCACTTAGGAAGCAGTGCCAAGATCAAGTGTAGTGGCTGCCATAGCTACCAGGAGTCCACCAAGCAGCTCACCATGAAGAAACTGCCCATTGTAGCCTGTTTTCATCTCAAAGTAAGTTTTCTAGAAAGCAGACTCCAGTAGCCAACTCAATTTTTAAACCCCAGTACAATTTAGAGTCTGTGGGTTTGGTGTATAGAGGTACATTTTGTAACTCTAGTGACTCAGTAAGGAACAGTGAAGAACAGAAGTTGTAACTCTTCCCCTGTTCTCTGTTGCCCAGAGAGGTTTGTGGTGAACCAGAGTAATCGCTTCATAATGAAAGTAGGGTGTGAGTTACTCTACTGGGGCTGGGGGTTAAGATTTTAGTCCTCTTCCTCCCCagattccccaccaccaccacacccaACACCAaagttttctggttttcttttacttaaaagcaaacaaacacagaGCATTATGATCCGGTCCAGAGACTGGTCAGCCTTTTCTGTATAGGATcagatagtaagtattttaggcttcgTGGCCACATAGGATCTTTGTTTttatggtctttgttttattttatgaccCTTTCAACAAAAAATCCAAACCATTCCTGGCTTGCTAGCTGGATTCAGTAGCCCCAGTCTAGTCAAAGGAATGTCTTTGGTGAGAGGAATAGTATGTCCATTTTTGCTTCCAGAGCTTATGGATACCTGTTCTATTTTCTGCCACCTTACACTTTGCTGGGTTTGATGTAAGATTACTTTCCTGCACACTTGGTGTCAGTCGCCTTGAACAATCCCATTGTTTTAAGACTGTTTTTGGACCCCACAAATGAGATTTGTATGGATTAATACTGTGTTACTGAGTCTCAACGCTCTGAATGTGGCCAAAGGGCagttgagaaagaaaatgaaaaagcccGCTTTTGGGAGTGCCCAGAGACACACTGTTGGAGGAAATCCCTATAGCCtcatcctcttccttctctccccttctacCCAATTTCTCTAGCGATTTGAACACTCGGCCAAGCTGAGGCGGAAGATCACCACATACGTGTCATTCCCCCTGGAACTGGACATGACCCCCTTCATGGCATCCAGGTATGAAAGGGTTTGGCACACTATATGTGTGATCGGGAAGGGCATGGCTCCATGGGGTCCGGGGTTGACATTGATAGAAGCGTACCTGCTAAAACTGAATTGTTATCCTGATCTTAAATCAGGACACAGTTGAGTTCCCTCAGCCCTGCTGCTTCAGCTTTGAGTTTTCTCTAGCAAATCCTCTGTCAGACTTGGCAAGTGATCGGGTGGGATCACACAAAGCAGTGTGGCTGTTGATGTCATGGACTTTGGATACAGCTAAGCAACAGTGGATTTTGCAGTTATAGATTCAgtttccctcatttttaaatcttgatAATCCTGGACCACTTAAAATATATCCTCCTAATAACTGTGACACTTGCTCATACGTTCAACGTGCATTAGTCTCCTGGGGATCACTACAGACTCGGCTTGAAGCAGTAAGGTGGTGTCAGGTCTGTGTGGGCTGGCCTTGGCCTCACTTCCTCACCTTCACACAGGGATAGGCTCCCCCTAGAAAGCAGGTTTGCTGGAAGAACTAGAAAGCTTGTCTGAAACGCACCTGGTCTTGCACCTGCTCTGGGAGGCCCCAGTGGTAGTAGT contains:
- the USP22 gene encoding ubiquitin carboxyl-terminal hydrolase 22 isoform X2, with the translated sequence MVSRPEPESEAMDAELVVTPPGCSHLSSFKVDNWKQNLRAIYQCFVWSGTAEARKRKAKSCVCHVCGVHLNRLHSCLHCVFFGCFTKKHIHEHAKSKRHNLAIELMYGGIYCFLCQDYIYDKDIEIIAKEEQRKAWKMQGVGEKFSTWEPTKRELELLKHNPKRRKITSNCTIGLRGLINLGNTCFMNCIVQALTHTPLLRDFFLSDRHRCEMQSPSSCLVCEMSSLFQEFYSGHRSPHIPYKLLHLVWTHARHLAGYEQQDAHEFLIAALDVLHRHCKGDDNGKKANNPNHCNCIIDQIFTGGLQSDVTCQVCHGVSTTIDPFWDISLDLPGSSTPFWPLSPGSEGSVVNGESHVAGTTTLTDCLRRFTRPEHLGSSAKIKCSGCHSYQESTKQLTMKKLPIVACFHLKRFEHSAKLRRKITTYVSFPLELDMTPFMASSKESRMNGQYQQPTDSLNNDNKYSLFAVVNHQGTLESGHYTSFIRQHKDQWFKCDDAIITKASIEDVLDSEGYLLFYHKQFLEYE